The sequence below is a genomic window from bacterium.
GAGGGCGGTGATGCCGTCGCCGGAGCCGGTGCCGGAGACCTCGAGGTCGGCCGCCTCGTACACCTCGGCAACGGCCTGCATGATGGGGGTCACGGTGGTGGAGCCGTTCACGCTCAGGATGTCTACCTCCGACGGCTCACCGTTCCCCTCCCCGCCGCAGCCGGTGAGGGCCCCCGCGATAATGAGGGTCAGAGCGATGAGAATTGTGCTATATTTACGCACGCAAGCCTCCTTGTAGTGTTCTTTCTGGTGATGACTAGGGAACTTACGGGGGGTTGTGCATTCAGGTGGCGGCCTGGATGCCCTCTTTTTATGGCGCCCACGGGGTGCGTAGTCTAGACGGATGTCTCCCGGGCGCTTCCTCGGTTGACCGGCGGATCAACCGAACACTTTAAAAAAGGGAACACCGAATAAATGGTGTCCCCTTCTTTCAACACGGTTTCACGTAAAGAGAGCCTCCACCGCCGTCGTAGTGGAAGCCGAGCATGTCGTGGATCAGCTTCTGGTGGCGGCAGGCGACGAGGATGGATCGGATGACGAGCCGCCTGGAGCTGACCCGACCGGGTTTATTGTAGGTGAATTCGCCGTGGTGCGCGTTTATCGGGCTCGAATGCATCGTTTTTTCGTCGTCCGGCTTTACTTATTTTGCTTGCGAACCATTCTTTCCATTTTCACATTAGCATATTTAATTTTGTCAAGTCAATCTTTTTTTCGTCCGGCATCCACCTTGTTATATTTCAAGAAAATAGCCCCCGCCCGCCCATGCCTCCGAACACACTTTTCCTGAAGCGCAAGGCGGGCGGCTCCCGCGCGGCCCCGCCTTCGGTCGGACGGGGCGAAAACCGCGCCGCCCCGGCATCCCCACTTGACGGAATGTGATAATTCGGACTATTAGAAGCGCAGACACATCGGGGGGAACTATCCGACGGTTCTCGGGGTAAGAAGAGGCGGACAGAGGGGAGGTCGCGACCATGTCGAAAAGAGCACTTTTGACCGTGACGGCGCTTCTCTTCGCGCTCCCGCCCGTGTGGGCGGCCGACGAATGGGCGGGGGCCGACCTGGTGCTCAAGGTGGACACCGAGTACGCCTTCAGCCACGACTGGGGCCACATCCTGCGCTGCCGGGTGCGGGACGTGCTGAAGGGCGACTTCGCGGCTAAGGAAATCGCCCTCAACGTCTGGTTCTCCTTCGACGATTTCTACCCCTTCGCCCGGCACAGAGGGATAATCCTCGGCTTCGTCTTCTACGGCGCGGAGAACCCCTACGGCGGCTTCAAGGACTCCGACGGGAACTGGTGGCAACTGGTTAGCATCGGTTCAGGCGAGGAGGAGCCGCTGGTCGGTGGCGAGGAAAATCCGACCGAAAGCGACGATTAGGAAAACGACCCGCGCGCCGTCGCCGTGATACCACCCGCCTCTGGTACAATCGCCGCCGGGGCGGATTTTTTCTCGTATAATGGGCCGGGCTGTTCCGGTGGAAAATAAAAAAAAGGGGTGGGATGGACTGGAACCCTGGCACGCTCATCGGAGAGGTCCAACGCATCGTGCGGGGGCCGGGCGCGGATACCGAAAAGCTGCAGCGCGTCTGCGACCTCCTGGCCGAGCGGGTCCCGCACTACGACTGGGTGGGCTTCTACCTCGTCAATCCCGACAACGACCGGGAGCTGGTGCTGGGACCCTACACCGGGGCGGCGACGGAGCAAACGCGGATTCCCTTCGGCAGGGGCGTCTGCGGGCGGGCCGCCGATGAACGCCGGACCGTCGTCGTCGGCGACGTGACCCGGGAGGATAATTACCTCGCCTGCAGCGCGGCGACGAAGGCCGAGATAGTGACCCCCGTCTTCCACTCCGGCGTCATGGTGGGCCAGATAGACATAGACTCCCACACCACCGACCCCTTCACCCCCCGGGACCGGGAGCTGCTCGACGCCATCCGGCCCCTGGTCGCCCCCCTGCTGCATCCGTAGACTTACACAACCCTGCGCGGAGCCCCCCTTTCGTGATGCATGAAAGAACCGGCGGACCCATCGGTCCGCTTTTTTTATCCCGACCGAGGGCGATAGAGCCGGATCGCTCTGGCCGCGGGCGACCATTTTGCTGCGTCAGAACGCTAGGGTTTCCGCCCCGCGAGCGGGCGCGCACCCGGCTGACGGCGGAGAGTCAATTTTGCAACTTAAGCAATTACAAGAGGATACGATGTCGAGCCTCCCCGCGGGCCGATGACCATAGACCCGGAACGGTATTTGCTTTTAACTAATAGACGCCATAGCAGGCCCCGGAGAGGGACATGAGGGTTTCCAGCGGCGCGCCGATCATCATCGCCTTAATCGCGTCCGTCCTGGCCGACCGGGGCTTCCCGGATTCGGGGTGCTCCATCACGGAGAATTTCGACGGGGCGCGGTCCATCGCGGCCGCCGACATGGACGCGGACGGCGACCTGGACATCCTCGGCGCCGCCCGGTACGCGGGAGACCTCTTCTGGTGGGAGAACGCCGCCGGAACGGGCGCCCGGTGGCTCTCCCACGTGGTGGAGGACGACTTCCCCGGCGCGATGGCGATAAACACCGCCGACCTGGACTCCGACGGCGACCCCGACATCCTCGGCGCCTCCTGGGACTCCAGCACGATCGCGTATTGGATAAACGACGGCTCCGGCACGCGGTGGACCCGTCACATCCTGGACAACGATCTGAAGGGCGCCACCGCCGTTTGCGCCGCCGACCTGGATTCCGACGGCGACCTCGACGTACTCGGCGTCGGCCACCTGATAGACGAGATTGTCTGGTGGGAAAACCTGGACGGCCGCGCCTCGGACTGGGCGGAGCACAAGGTGACCTACTACTGCGAGGGGATCGGCTCGATTCAGACGGCCGACCTGGACTCCGACGGTGACCCGGACATCCTCACCGCGTCCTCCACCGCTTGCGGAATCGTATGGTGGGAGAACATCAACGGGGGTTCGGAGTGGACGGGCCATAAATTGGACGATACCCTGGGTGAGGCGCTCTGCGCCTTCGCCGCCGACCTGGACTCCGACGGCGATATGGATATAGTGGGCGCCGGGGCGGGCGACGACCGGCTGTCCTGGTGGGAAAACGCCGACGGCTCCGGGACGAGCTGGATCCGGCGCGCCGTCGAGAAAAATCTGGCCGTCTGCGCCGTCCATGCCGCCGACCTCGACGCCGACGGGGACGCAGACATCATCGGGGCCTCGGCCACGGGCGACACCGTGCGGTGGTGGGAAAACGTGGACGGCCGCGGGACGAGCTGGTACTCGCACACCGTGGATACGGAGTTCGGCGGGGCCTACGCGGTGAACGCCGCCGACCTGGACGGCGACGGGATGGAAGACATCGTCGCCGCCGCCCTGACCGACGACCGCATCCAATGGTGGAAAGCAAGCGCCGTGTCCCTGGTGTCCAATACAAGGTGAAGGTAGCCGCCGGTCCGTATATACGCAACGACGGATGACGCACCTCGAAGCGGTCGGCGAGCTACGGTTGGCGGGTTCTCGGAGCCCGCCTTTTTTCGTTGGTTCAACCGAGCCCGACACCGTCCTCTTCTCTGCTCATCCATCGCCCCAATCCGACCGCCCCGCCATCAAAGCCTCCCGCCTGGACCCCATAGACGCCCTGCGGTACGAGTAGATATCGAAAGCAGGCCGGGCCCTGCGTTTTTCAGAAGTAGCCTTTTTTATTATCCCGACGCCTTGACACTCGGTTATTTTCGGACTAAATTAGCTATGTCAAGGAAGAATAAGATGGGTGGTGGAGTCATGAAAGCGCTTTGCTCAACGGTAATCCTACTTGTCTTGGCGTCTGTCTCCTCGGCCGGTGAGTGGCATATTGAAGATGTGGACCTCAGTCTGCCGGATAACTATAGCGATACCTCAATTAGGTTAGACAGCGCCGATATACCTTACGTAGCCTATTTTAACGATTTTAACGAGGATAGATTACTACTCGCCAACAGAGAAGGAGGCACTTGGAGCATAGAAACCGTAGACGAAGAGGGACCGTTTATGTTCTATGTATCTCTTGAGCTGGATAGCCTTGACAGACCCTGCATTGCGTACTACCAGGATTACCCGGAAAGCAACCTGAAGTACGCCCGCTGGACGGGAACCGAGTGGATTATTGAGACGGTGGACAGTGAAGGATACGTCGGCGTTTACTGCTCCCTTGCCCTAGACTCGTCTGACCGTCCCTGCATAGCCTATGCAGACGCACATGATGGAGATTCCAGCGATTTGAAGTACGCCCGCTGGGACGGCGACGAGTGGCTATACGAGTACGTTGACACCGGAGGCGATACCTGTGTTTACATTTCTCTGGCTCTGGATTCATACGACCGTCCCCACATCTCCTATCAGAAAAAAGATGACGTAGATGACCTCCGGTACGCCCACTGGGACGGTTCACGTTGGCTTGTCGAGACAGTGGACGCAGCAGAGGGCAACGCGGGAGCCTTTTCTTCCATCGCCGTGGATTCTCAAGATAGGCCTCATATAGCCTATAAATACGCAAATTTCGCAAAATACGCCTATAAAGACGGTTCTGGATGGCATATCATCACGGTGGACGCCGAAGAGGGTATCAGGTCTATGGGTTTCACTTCGATTGCGCTGGATTCTACGGACCTGCCCTATATCTTGGATTATCAAAGGGCTGAAATTTTCGAGTCACCTCGTTGCTCCCACTGGGACGGGGAGCGGTGGCGGTCAGAATACGCCGACCCCTATAATATCAGTTTTCGCAGCTCCATCGGGGTTGATTCGCACGACCAACCTCACATAAGCTACATCGGCCGTGGTGCAGGTAGAAGTGGTATCGGCATTAAATACGCCTGGTGTGAAATCTTCTTCCATCTCTTGAGCCCCGGCCGGGGGAAGGTCGTCACCACGCTCACCCCCACGCTGGACTGGACCGACGACGACAACCCCGACCTGGCGAGCTACACCCTGTGGTGGGGGACCGATCCGGACTTCGTAACCTACAACGAGGTCACGGATATAGGCGAATCGGAGTATACGATACCAAGCGGCATCGAGGACGGGGAACGCATCTACTGGCGCGTGAAGTCGCTGGATGACCAGGGTGGGGAATACTGGGCCGAGGAGATAGACTGGTACTTCGACGTGGACCTGTCTTTAACCCCCGTCTATCACCTGCTGAGCCCCGAGAAGGGCGAAGTAGTATATGCATTCCCCTTTACGTTTGACTGGGAGGACCACGATCTTGAAGGTCTCGAAAGTTACACGCTGTGGTGGGGGACCGATCCCGACTTCGAGACCTATAACGAAGTCACGGATATTGTCGAGTCGGAGTATACGTTATCGGGCGGCATCGAGGACGGGGCGCGGGTTTACTGGCGGGTGAAATCGCTGGATGACGAGGGTGGGGAGTATTGGGCCGAGGAGCTGGACTGGTACTTCGACGTGGACCTGGGCGGCGGGGTGAACCTCGCCGACTTCGGCGCGGGCGCGACCGACGAGGGCGTGCTTATCAACTGGCGCCTCTCGGGCGAGGAACCGGCCGGGGTGCGCGTCCTGCGGGGTGAGGGCGAGCCGGAGATCATTTCCGGCGTTCTGCCCGGCGATTCATCGAGATACCTCGACCGTGGCGTGGAGCCCGGCGAGAGTTACGCCTACTGGCTGGAGGTTGTCGAGGCCGACGGGTCGGTCTCCCGCTTCGGCCCCACGGAGGCTATCGCGGTTCCCGAGGAAACGTTTACTCTCGTCCTCTACGCCGCCTATCCGAGCCCCTCGCGGGACGTCGTCAACTTCGTCTACTCCCTGCCCGTTGACGGCCGCGTCGTCCTAACGGTGTACGACCTCTCGGGTCGGCGCGTGGCGACGCTGGTTGACTCGGAGCTGACCGCGGGCCGCCACGAGGTTGCCTGGTCCTGCGCCGATGTGCCCAGCGGTGTTTACCTCTACCGCCTGGAAACGAATGCCGGATCGCTGACGCAGCGGCTGGTCGTCAGCCGGTAGCGGCCCCCTTTCCCTGTGGGAGCGGCGCGCCGACGGGATGGGGGTGAGGGCTGCCTTTGAAAAACACGGGCCGACCGCAGAGGGTCGCCCCTACGTCATCGCAAGAAGCGGAAACGGCGGGGATTCGCCCGGGGCGTAGCTCGCTGCGCTCGGTTAAAATCCCCGTCCTACATTTCGGCGTAAGGCGGGGGCTTAAATAACGGGCGGGTGTGGACACCCGCCCCTACGACCGATATGTAGGCGTTGACGTAGGGCGGCAGGCGGCGTACCCGGCGTTGGTCTCGGCGTCCTTCTGGGCGAAGTCGAGGGCCTTGAAGAACTCGATCAGCACGGACTGGGCGGCGAACTTGGCCGCCTTCTGGGCCATGGCCCGCGCCTGGGCCACGTTGGGGTTGTCGGTGTTGGCCACCGATGTGCCGGTCACCACCAGCAATTCCCCATCCACCGCCATGTCGGCGTAGTAGGAGGTGAAGACGTACATGGTGCCGTCATCTACCTGCGCCCGGGCCGGTGGCGGGACATCCGACGTCTCGATGGGCGCCAAGTCGGCCGAAACGGCCAGGGGCGTCAGCAGCAGCAGAATCGAGAGAACTCGCATGGTCATCCTCCAGGCCTCTCCGGTCGGGATCCGACCGGGGCGGCTAAACGGTTTCCTTCAATCGCGCTATAGCGTTCTTCCAGACGACGTCGAACCAGCGTTCGGCCTTGAGCCAGCGGTCGCAATCCCCGAACCCGTAGTGCTCCAGCCGCAGGCGGCAACCGGAACCGGTCGGTTCCACGCTCACCGCCACTGTGGTCGAGCCGGGCTCCATGAACTCGAACTGCTCCTCGTTGCCGGCCCAGGAGACTTTAAGCTTTCCAGGCTCGTATTCCAGCACTTTGCAGCCCAGGGTGCTGTTCACCTCCGGTCGCGCCGAATCCCAGAATAGTTCGTACCGGCCGCCGACCCGGGGCTCTACGTCGGCCCGCTCGCACAGCCAGCGGGCGAGCTTCTCCGGGGCGAGGAACCAGTCGAGGACCTCGTCGGGCGGAATCGGCAGATCTACTTCGTGCTCTATCATGTCATGTATCTTAATCCGACGGCGTCCCGTCGCCCGCTAACGCGGCCCGGGCGGCGCCTAAAATGATTAAAAGGACCGCCGTCGCGCGTTTCCCTTGTAATAAGTCGAATCTCGATAAGAAGAGATTACCAAAGTATGACCGAATCCGGTGCATTCTTCAAGTCGAACCACCCCGGACCGAACGATTGTTCGCCCCTTCGGGTCGGGACGCCGCCGACCCGCGGCGTGACGGATCGGACCGTGCCCGCCGCTCCCCGTAATTTTAAGGAACGCCCGTGACCCGCGCTGTCAAACGCCTGTGGTATTATGGCCATCGAAGGTAAAAAGGAGTCATCCGATGCTCATCGATCGGGAATTCTGCACGGGCGACTGCTGGCTCCTGGCCGGTTCCGGAGCCGTACAGCGTCGTTTGAAAGAAGAGATTTCGGTCAACGGCGGTTTCGATCCCGGCGTCCGGGTGTTGACCCTGGACGAGGCCGCCGAGCTCCTCTCGCGGCAACCCACCGATGAGCCCCGATTACTGACCCGTGGGGAGCCGGTGGCCCTGGCTTCCAAGCTTTTAGCGGACCACGCCGGCGAGTTGCCCTACTTCCGGCGGTTCAGCACCCAGGGGGAGACCGCCCTGGAGGGCGTCGCCGGTCCCGTGGCCCAGGCCCTGCGCCTACTCGGCCAGGAGGGGGAAATCCCGGCGAATACGGTCAAGCTGCGCGACCTCGCCCGTCTCATCGAGCTGCGAGGGGAAGCGTGCCGCAAGCTCCGCGTCGAGGAGCCCTTCGAGCGCCAGCGCCGACTGGCCCGCCTGCTTGACGCCGGGGAGCTGAAACCGCCACCCCGGGCGGTGCTTTTTCTTCCCGCCCACCTCCACCCGGCCGAGCTGGAGCTCGTCACCGCCCTGGACCGCCGCCTGGAACTGCGGGTGATCGTCGAGCCCGAATTCGCCACGGCCGACGAGAACCGCCCCTCGACCCGCCACTTCGCGAAAACCAGGGTCGGGCTGGAGCGCCTCCGGGCGGTGAGAAGCGAGATTGCCGAAACGCGCCCGGAGCGCGAGGGCCTGGT
It includes:
- a CDS encoding phosphate ABC transporter substrate-binding protein; translation: MRKYSTILIALTLIIAGALTGCGGEGNGEPSEVDILSVNGSTTVTPIMQAVAEVYEAADLEVSGTGSGDGITAL
- a CDS encoding GAF domain-containing protein — its product is MDWNPGTLIGEVQRIVRGPGADTEKLQRVCDLLAERVPHYDWVGFYLVNPDNDRELVLGPYTGAATEQTRIPFGRGVCGRAADERRTVVVGDVTREDNYLACSAATKAEIVTPVFHSGVMVGQIDIDSHTTDPFTPRDRELLDAIRPLVAPLLHP
- a CDS encoding VCBS repeat-containing protein codes for the protein MRVSSGAPIIIALIASVLADRGFPDSGCSITENFDGARSIAAADMDADGDLDILGAARYAGDLFWWENAAGTGARWLSHVVEDDFPGAMAINTADLDSDGDPDILGASWDSSTIAYWINDGSGTRWTRHILDNDLKGATAVCAADLDSDGDLDVLGVGHLIDEIVWWENLDGRASDWAEHKVTYYCEGIGSIQTADLDSDGDPDILTASSTACGIVWWENINGGSEWTGHKLDDTLGEALCAFAADLDSDGDMDIVGAGAGDDRLSWWENADGSGTSWIRRAVEKNLAVCAVHAADLDADGDADIIGASATGDTVRWWENVDGRGTSWYSHTVDTEFGGAYAVNAADLDGDGMEDIVAAALTDDRIQWWKASAVSLVSNTR
- a CDS encoding T9SS type A sorting domain-containing protein; the encoded protein is MFYVSLELDSLDRPCIAYYQDYPESNLKYARWTGTEWIIETVDSEGYVGVYCSLALDSSDRPCIAYADAHDGDSSDLKYARWDGDEWLYEYVDTGGDTCVYISLALDSYDRPHISYQKKDDVDDLRYAHWDGSRWLVETVDAAEGNAGAFSSIAVDSQDRPHIAYKYANFAKYAYKDGSGWHIITVDAEEGIRSMGFTSIALDSTDLPYILDYQRAEIFESPRCSHWDGERWRSEYADPYNISFRSSIGVDSHDQPHISYIGRGAGRSGIGIKYAWCEIFFHLLSPGRGKVVTTLTPTLDWTDDDNPDLASYTLWWGTDPDFVTYNEVTDIGESEYTIPSGIEDGERIYWRVKSLDDQGGEYWAEEIDWYFDVDLSLTPVYHLLSPEKGEVVYAFPFTFDWEDHDLEGLESYTLWWGTDPDFETYNEVTDIVESEYTLSGGIEDGARVYWRVKSLDDEGGEYWAEELDWYFDVDLGGGVNLADFGAGATDEGVLINWRLSGEEPAGVRVLRGEGEPEIISGVLPGDSSRYLDRGVEPGESYAYWLEVVEADGSVSRFGPTEAIAVPEETFTLVLYAAYPSPSRDVVNFVYSLPVDGRVVLTVYDLSGRRVATLVDSELTAGRHEVAWSCADVPSGVYLYRLETNAGSLTQRLVVSR
- a CDS encoding SRPBCC domain-containing protein gives rise to the protein MIEHEVDLPIPPDEVLDWFLAPEKLARWLCERADVEPRVGGRYELFWDSARPEVNSTLGCKVLEYEPGKLKVSWAGNEEQFEFMEPGSTTVAVSVEPTGSGCRLRLEHYGFGDCDRWLKAERWFDVVWKNAIARLKETV